The following are from one region of the Vicinamibacterales bacterium genome:
- a CDS encoding OmpA family protein, translating into MKLSMAKGCLKALAPGCVVLAMAAPAAAQTTAQPQPAQAQPAAATSSTETRPATTTFLGDTGLWNVPTAEVLPDRKYSVSAYRVNFDDTQGFSDISQWPITFGFGLRNKAEIFGSFIAVNRVDRDIRPLFLAVQPFAGAAAPASPLASTGWSGNAVGDFWLGAKVNLSSEYDQKPVSEALRFLVKLPTGSVDNGASSGKVDIAFDGIVSKEFNQRVELSGYAGFIFRSEPDAVESTNGFRWGFGAGLPSRKSLRLTAELSGEAYSKSTLHTKEQLNGDDGSFLPSGFAYNVKSPVQIDLGLTWQHQNGFFAGLGWTYRPTVDTRSQYLSQYGNGAGDKMDIVGRIGYHPGVRVYVPPAPPAPPPPPAPTAPQNRPPTVKASCNPCTVYVGKTSTVTADATDPDGDTLTCTWSAPAGSLTSPNARQTPWTAPMVEGPVPVTIRCSDGKGGTASDVVTIQVIKEAVKEIVFEDVHFDFDRYSLRPEAVRALDEAVRSLQDNPNLKITIEGHTCNIGTAEYNLALGDRRANAVQAYLASRGIAANRLSTISYGEERPKYDNSREETRRLNRRAALVVNLQR; encoded by the coding sequence ATGAAACTGTCCATGGCCAAAGGGTGCCTGAAGGCCCTGGCCCCCGGCTGTGTCGTACTGGCGATGGCCGCTCCGGCCGCTGCCCAGACGACGGCGCAGCCACAGCCGGCTCAAGCACAGCCAGCCGCGGCCACGAGTTCCACAGAGACCCGCCCGGCAACGACCACGTTTCTCGGCGATACCGGCCTGTGGAACGTGCCGACCGCGGAGGTGCTCCCCGACCGCAAGTACTCGGTGAGCGCGTACCGCGTCAATTTTGACGATACCCAGGGGTTCAGCGATATCTCGCAGTGGCCGATCACCTTCGGCTTCGGCCTGCGCAACAAGGCGGAGATCTTCGGCTCGTTCATCGCGGTGAATCGAGTCGACCGCGATATCCGGCCCCTCTTTCTCGCCGTGCAGCCCTTTGCCGGCGCCGCCGCGCCCGCCAGCCCGCTCGCGAGCACAGGCTGGAGCGGCAACGCCGTCGGCGACTTCTGGCTCGGCGCCAAGGTGAACCTCTCTTCCGAATACGACCAGAAACCGGTGTCGGAGGCCCTGCGGTTCCTGGTGAAACTGCCGACGGGGAGCGTCGACAACGGTGCAAGCAGCGGCAAAGTCGACATCGCGTTCGACGGCATCGTCAGCAAGGAATTCAATCAGCGGGTCGAACTGTCCGGCTACGCGGGCTTCATCTTCCGGTCGGAGCCCGACGCCGTGGAGTCGACGAACGGATTCCGCTGGGGTTTCGGCGCTGGGCTGCCGTCGCGCAAGTCGCTCCGCCTTACCGCGGAACTGAGCGGCGAGGCGTACTCCAAGAGCACGCTGCACACGAAAGAACAGCTCAATGGCGACGACGGCTCCTTTCTGCCGTCGGGCTTCGCGTACAACGTGAAGTCGCCGGTGCAGATCGACCTCGGCCTCACCTGGCAGCATCAGAACGGCTTCTTCGCGGGCCTCGGCTGGACGTACCGGCCGACCGTCGATACGCGCAGCCAATACCTCAGCCAGTACGGCAACGGCGCCGGCGACAAGATGGACATCGTCGGGCGCATCGGCTATCACCCGGGCGTGCGCGTCTATGTGCCACCCGCCCCGCCGGCGCCTCCCCCGCCGCCAGCCCCGACGGCGCCGCAGAACCGCCCGCCGACCGTGAAGGCGAGCTGCAATCCGTGCACGGTGTATGTCGGCAAGACGTCGACGGTCACAGCCGACGCGACGGATCCTGATGGCGACACGTTGACTTGTACATGGAGCGCGCCCGCCGGATCGCTGACCTCGCCCAACGCGCGGCAGACGCCGTGGACGGCGCCGATGGTCGAGGGTCCGGTACCGGTGACCATTCGCTGCAGCGACGGCAAGGGCGGCACGGCGTCGGACGTCGTGACGATCCAGGTCATCAAGGAAGCTGTCAAGGAGATCGTGTTCGAAGACGTGCACTTCGACTTCGACCGCTACAGCCTGCGGCCGGAAGCGGTGCGCGCGCTCGACGAGGCCGTTCGTTCGCTGCAGGACAACCCGAACCTGAAGATCACGATCGAAGGGCACACCTGCAACATCGGCACGGCGGAATACAACCTCGCGCTCGGTGACCGGCGCGCGAACGCGGTGCAGGCCTACCTGGCCAGCCGCGGCATTGCCGCCAACCGCCTCAGCACCATCAGCTACGGCGAGGAACGTCCGAAGTACGACAACTCGCGTGAAGA